GTGTACCGGCCAGAGTTCCGGGGCCTCAACTGGGGCTGGGAGAAGCGATGTTCAGCCCAGCGGCCCTTGTCCTCATCCTGCCACGATCCGCCCCCTGACCTCCCCCAACCCGACCCGCGCCCCGTCCGGCCCCGGTGCCCAGGCCGACAGCGTCACCTCGTCGCCGTCTTCCAGGAACGTCCGCTTGCCGTCGGGGAGTTCGAGTGGGTCGCGGCCGTTCCAGGTCAGTTCCAGGAGCGAACCGCGTTCCCGTTCCGTCGGGCCGCTCACCGTGCCGGAGCCGTACAGATCGCCGGTGCGCAGGGAGGCGCCGTTGACGGTCATGTGGGCGAGTTGCTGGGCGGCGGTCCAGTACATGGTGGAGAAGGGGGGCTCGGACACGACGTGGCCGTTGATGGCGACCGAGATGCGCAGGTCGTAGCCGCCGGGTTCCTCCTCGGCGTCGTCCAGGTACGGCAGCAGCTCATGTGTCCGTGACGGCGGAGCCACCCGGGCCTCCTCCAGGGCGTCCAGCGGGGTGATCCACGCCGAGACGGAGGTGGCGAAGGACTTGCCGAGGAACGGGCCGAGGGGGACGTACTCCCAGGCCTGGATGTCGCGGGCGGACCAGTCGTTGAGGAGGCAGAGGCCGAAGACGTGGTCGCGGAAGTCGGTGAGTGGCACCGGGTTCCCCCTCTCCGAGGGGACCCCGACCACGAAGCCGACCTCGGCCTCGATGTCCAGGCGGACGGAAGGCCCGAAGACGGGCGCCGGGTCGGAAGCGGCCTTCCGCTGCCCCGACGGTCGTACGACATCCGTGCCCGAGACCACCACGGTGCCGGAGCGGCCGTGGTAACCGATCGGGAGGTGCTTCCAGTTGGGGGTCAGGGAGTCGGCCGCGTCCGGGCGGAAGATCTGGCCGACGTTCCGGGCGTGGTTCTCGGAGGCGTAGAAGTCGACGTAGTCCGCGACCTCGAAGGGGAGGTGCAGAGTGACGGCGGACAGAGGGTGGAACAGGGGCTCGATGGTCTGCCGGTGGGACGGGACCGTCACCCATGCGGTCAGTGCGCGCCGTACGTCGGACCAGGCAGTGCGGCCCGCGGCGAGGAGGGGGTTCAGGGAGGGCCGCGCGAGCAGGGAGACGTACGGGGAGCCGAGGACGGCGGCGGCCGCGCCCGCGTCGAGGACGTGGTCGCCGAGCCGGACGCCGACCCGCCGCTCGACGGGGCCGCCGGAGCCGGCCGATCCGGGGAGGGAGAAGACCCCGTACGGAAGGTTGTGCGGGCCGAAGGGGTCGCCCTCGGGGACATCGAAGGGGGGCATGGGTGCTGCCTCGCTCTCGCGCATACCGTGCGTTCCATGGTCGGGCCACACGTTACGGCGGAGTTACCTGTCTTGGGCAGAGTCCGGTGTGTCTAAAGAGTTTGCAATGTCCGGAAATTCCTTGTCGGAGTCGCTAGTTCCGGCTTAGCGTCCTTTGGGGATACGGGACGGGGTGGATCCGGTCCGTAGGGGCGCCGGATCAGGCGGCCCACCGTACTGATCCCGACCGACGAGGAGGCCGCGGTCCTGATCGCCGTCGGGGCGCCGCCGTGGCGGCAGGCGAAGCCGCGCCCGGAGTCGCCGTTCGGCCGCGCCTGATCCCTCTGGGCGCTCAGCTACTACCCGCACCCTTACCGCCACCTCCCGGCCCAGGTCCGCCACTACCTGGTCCGCCGCGTCCTCGGCCCGCTCGGCGCGTGGTGGCTGCGCGACCGATTCGAGGGCAGGGTGCGGGTCAGCGAGGTCGCCCGCGTCCTGCGCGCGGACACGACCGACGGTCACCCGGCCCTGACGGCCCTCACGCACGACGGCGATACGGAACGGCTCTCGGCGGACCACGTCATAGCGGCCACCGGCTAGCGGGTCGACCTCGCGGCGATGGACTTCCTCGGCCCCGAACTGCGCACCCGGCTCGCGGTGAGCCGCGGCACGCCGAAGCTGGGGGCAGGGTACGTCTCGTCCGTGCCGGGCCTGTACTTCACGGGTCTGCCGGCGGCGGCGTCGTACGGGCCGGTGATGCGGTTCGTGTGCGGGACGGAGTTCGCGTCACCGAGGCTGGCGAGGCATCTGGCGGCGGCGCACGGCTGAGGGCGGCCCGGGCGTTCCCGCGTGCCGGGCGCGGCGCGCGCAGCCGGCCGGTGTCCCGTATCGGTGAAGCCTGCTGTTCTCAGACGAGTTGGCAGTTCAGCGTGGCTGGTCTCGGTGGTGCATGTGAGCCGGTGCCCGGTTTTCCGACTTCAGGGTGGTTTGGGTCTCATCTGATCTGGTCTGTGTCATCGAACCCTGGATGGTCGTCCCATGAGGGTTCGTGTGGGGACGGCGGTGCCTGAAGGGCCGCAGGGGGTTGAGCACGTTTCCGTGTACGCGGATGCGTCGAGGTACGAGATCGGCTGGGTTGAAGCGGACGGCGGGACGAGACGTCGGCCGTTGACCGAGGCCGGGGATGTCGCTTTCGAGGACGCGCTGCCGGTGCGGGACTTCCCGTCGTACCGCGGCCAGCGCCATTTTCCGGGGCTGTACTGGGCGGTGACGACCGGTCGGCATGTGGGGTTCGAATCGTGGCTGGAGCGGGATCACGCGATGCTGCTCGACTTCGATCCGCTGGTGACGGGGTTCTCCTCGCAGCCGTTCTGGCTGAGCTGGCGGGACGAGGGATCAGGCCGCAGCCGGTCACACGCTCCGGACTACTTCGCGCGGGCTGCGGACGGAAGTGGCCTGGTGGTGGACTGC
The nucleotide sequence above comes from Streptomyces sp. NL15-2K. Encoded proteins:
- the fahA gene encoding fumarylacetoacetase, which gives rise to MPPFDVPEGDPFGPHNLPYGVFSLPGSAGSGGPVERRVGVRLGDHVLDAGAAAAVLGSPYVSLLARPSLNPLLAAGRTAWSDVRRALTAWVTVPSHRQTIEPLFHPLSAVTLHLPFEVADYVDFYASENHARNVGQIFRPDAADSLTPNWKHLPIGYHGRSGTVVVSGTDVVRPSGQRKAASDPAPVFGPSVRLDIEAEVGFVVGVPSERGNPVPLTDFRDHVFGLCLLNDWSARDIQAWEYVPLGPFLGKSFATSVSAWITPLDALEEARVAPPSRTHELLPYLDDAEEEPGGYDLRISVAINGHVVSEPPFSTMYWTAAQQLAHMTVNGASLRTGDLYGSGTVSGPTERERGSLLELTWNGRDPLELPDGKRTFLEDGDEVTLSAWAPGPDGARVGLGEVRGRIVAG